In Puntigrus tetrazona isolate hp1 chromosome 7, ASM1883169v1, whole genome shotgun sequence, the following are encoded in one genomic region:
- the LOC122348422 gene encoding arrestin domain-containing protein 3-like, with translation MSLAVKNISVTYNPINQSNTFTSGDFISGQVILDVAKDTQMQSLSVKIKGKAEVFWTEHHSKITIVYSDEEKYYSVERFFVRGDKTHGNEMLKDPSGQPYSSVVAPGRHVYPYTFQLPLQHFPPTFKSSDGKVVYTLETKLSRSMRISIKDKTEFHYMPRPDVSNPELMAPQYGTKDKKMKFFTSGSVSMNINTRKMGYYPGERLKILAEFQNNSPRAVKPKYCLYEKHSFFAKGKRKLHTNELLKEEGEPIEPNSRKTVTKELSIPPSLAISILNCRILKVEYRLRVYLDVPYASDPEIKFPVVILPPQLVSGATNSDFGVWNQPPGSNMYPNPPAIAPQAPTLNVGPLGQFAPPSYPGSPCHFAPPSYPGPPLGQVAPPSYTGPLDQFGPSVPHQHDLSAPPPYQEYQFYPQLPDHPEKS, from the exons ATGTCCCTCGctgtgaaaaacatttctgttactTACAATCCTATCAATCAGAGCAATACTTTCACCAGCGGGGATTTCATATCCGGACAAGTCATTCTGGATGTAGCCAAAGACACACAGATGCAGTCGCTCAGTGTGAAAATTAAAGGGAAAGCGGAAGTGTTTTGGACCGAGCATCACAGTAAAATAACTATTGTTTATTCGGATGAAGAGAAGTATTATTCCGTGGAGAGGTTTTTTGTTCGGGGGGACAAAACGCATG GAAATGAGATGCTGAAAGATCCGTCAGGACAGCCGT ATTCGTCTGTTGTGGCACCAGGGCGTCATGTTTACCCGTATACCTTTCAGTTGCCTCTaca GCACTTCCCACCAACATTCAAAAGTTCAGATGGAAAAGTTGTCTATACTTTGGAGACAAAACTATCCAGATCTATGCGCATTTCTatcaaagacaaaacagagTTTCACTATATGCCCAGACCAGATGTGTCCAATCCCGAACTAATG gCACCTCAGTATGGAaccaaagataaaaaaatgaaattcttcACCTCTGGGAGTGTCTCCATGAACATAAACACTCGGAAAATGGGATACTACCCTg GAGAACGCCTGAAAATTTTGGCTGAATTTCAGAACAATTCTCCACGTGCAGTCAAACCAAAATACTGCTTGTATGAAAAACACAGTTTCTTTGCCAAAGGAAAGAGGAAACTTCACACAAATGAACTGCTTAAAGAGGAAGGGGAACCCATTGAGCCAAACTCAAGGAAAACTGTCACCAAAGAGCTGTCCATTCCACCCAGCCTTGCCATCTCTATCCTAAACTGCAGGATCCTCAAGGTTGAGTACAGACTCAGG GTCTACCTGGATGTACCGTATGCCTCAGATCCAGAGATCAAATTTCCAGTTGTGATTCTTCCTCCTCAGCTTGTGTCAGGGGCTACAAACAGTGACTTTGGAGTCTGGAATCAACCCCCAGGAAGCAACATGTACCCCAACCCACCTGCTATTGCTCCACAAGCCCCAACACTTAATGTTGGACCACTTGGTCAGTTTGCTCCACCTAGTTACCCTGGGTCTCCGTGTCATTTTGCTCCACCGAGTTACCCTGGGCCTCCTCTGGGTCAGGTTGCTCCACCTAGTTACACCGGACCACTGGATCAATTTGGTCCTTCAGTTCCACATCAGCATGATCTATCAGCTCCACCTCCTTATCAAGAATATCAATTTTACCCACAGTTGCCAGACCACCCTGAAAAATCTTGA
- the zgc:110626 gene encoding arrestin domain-containing protein 3: protein MSLTVKNISVTYNPINQSNIFTSGDFISGQVILDVAKDTHMQSLSVKIKGKAEVCWTERHGKTTIVYSDKEKYYSVQRFFVSENKTHGNEMLKDPSGQPYSSVVAPGRHVYPFTFQLPLQHFPPTFKGSVGKVVYTLETKLSRSMRISSKGKTEFHYMPRPDVSNPELMAPQYGTKDKQMKLFTSGSVSMNINTEKMGYYLGELFHCVLKVLAEVQNSSSRAIKPKYCLYEKHSFFAKGKRKLHTHNLFKEEGEPIEPNSRKTVTKELSIPPSLAISILNCRILKVEYRLRVYLDVPYASDPEIKFPVVILPPQLVSGATNSDFGVWNQPPGSNMYPNPPAIAPQAPTLNVGPPGQFGAPGYYGPQLNQFPAPSFPGPPRGQFAPSSYPGPPRGQFFPPSYTGPPDQFGPSVSHQPDPSAPPPYQEYQFYPQLPNHTEKS, encoded by the exons ATGTCCCTCActgtgaaaaacatttctgttactTACAATCCTATCAATCAGAGCAATATTTTTACCAGCGGGGATTTTATATCGGGACAAGTGATTCTGGATGTAGCCAAAGACACACATATGCAGTCGCTCAGTGTGAAAATTAAAGGGAAAGCTGAGGTGTGCTGGACAGAACGTCACGGTAAAACTACTATTGTTTACTCGGACAAGGAGAAGTATTATTCCGTGCAGAGGTTTTTCGTTTCGGAGAACAAAACACACG GAAATGAGATGCTGAAAGATCCGTCAGGACAGCCGT ATTCGTCTGTTGTGGCACCAGGGCGTCATGTTTACCCGTTCACCTTTCAGTTGCCTCTACA GCACTTCCCACCAACATTCAAAGGTTCAGTTGGAAAAGTTGTCTATACTTTGGAGACAAAACTATCCAGATCTATGCGTATTTCTAGTAAAGGCAAAACAGAGTTTCACTATATGCCCAGACCAGATGTGTCCAATCCCGAACTAATG GCACCTCAGTACGGAACAAAAGATAAACAAATGAAACTTTTCACCTCTGGGAGTGTCTCCATGAACATAAACACTGAGAAAATGGGATACTACCTTG GAGAATTGTTTCATTGTGTCTTGAAAGTCTTGGCTGAAGTTCAGAACAGTTCTTCCCGTGCAATCAAACCAAAATACTGCTTGTATGAAAAACACAGTTTCTTTGCCAAAGGAAAGAggaaacttcacacacacaacttGTTTAAAGAGGAAGGGGAACCCATTGAGCCAAACTCAAGGAAAACTGTCACCAAAGAGCTGTCCATTCCACCCAGCCTTGCCATCTCTATCCTAAACTGCAGGATCCTCAAGGTTGAGTACAGACTCAGG GTCTACCTGGATGTGCCGTATGCCTCAGATCCAGAGATCAAATTTCCAGTTGTGATTCTTCCTCCTCAGCTTGTGTCAGGGGCTACAAACAGTGACTTTGGAGTCTGGAATCAACCCCCAGGAAGCAACATGTACCCCAACCCACCTGCTATTGCTCCACAAGCCCCAACACTTAATGTTGGACCACCTGGTCAGTTTGGTGCCCCTGGGTATTATGGACCTCAACTGAATCAATTTCCCGCTCCTAGTTTCCCTGGGCCCCCTCGGGGTCAGTTTGCTCCATCTAGTTACCCTGGGCCCCCTCGGGGTCAGTTTTTTCCACCTAGTTACACTGGACCTCCGGATCAATTTGGTCCTTCAGTTTCACATCAGCCTGACCCATCAGCTCCACCTCCTTATCAAGAATATCAGTTTTACCCACAGTTGCCGAACCACACTGAAAAATCTTGA
- the LOC122348420 gene encoding arrestin domain-containing protein 3-like: MSITVKNISVTYNCINQSNTFTNGDFISGQVILDVAKDTQMQSLSVKIKGKAEVCWTERHGQTTVVYSDKEKYYSVQRFFVSENKTHGNEREMLHDPYGQPYSSVVAPGRHVYPFTFQLPLQHFPPSFKGSVGKIAYSLEAKLERAMRVSSKDKAEFHYVPKPDLPGPELLAPQYGTKDKQMKLFTSGSVSMNINTEKIGYYLGEGLKVLAEVQNNSSRLIKPKYCLYEKHSFFARGKRRLHLHNLLKEEGEPIEPNSKKTVTKVLSIPPSLPTSILNCRILKVEYRLKVYLDVPYASDPEIKFPVVILPPQLVSGATNSDFGVWNEPIESNMYPNPPLMAPLAPPLHVVSPGQFGAPGYPGPPHIPLGASGYPGPPLDQVGAPGFPGPPGQFGPKSHLPDPSAPPPYQDYQLYPKLPDHPQKS; encoded by the exons ATGTCTATCACcgtgaaaaacatttctgttactTACAATTGTATAAATCAGAGCAATACTTTCACCAACGGGGATTTTATATCGGGACAAGTGATTCTGGATGTAGCCAAAGACACACAGATGCAGTCGCTCAGTGTGAAAATTAAAGGGAAAGCTGAGGTGTGCTGGACAGAACGTCACGGTCAAACTACTGTTGTTTACTCGGACAAGGAGAAGTATTATTCCGTGCAGAGGTTTTTCGTTTCGGAGAACAAAACACACG GTAATGAGCGTGAGATGCTACACGATCCCTACGGACAGCCGT ATTCTTCGGTCGTTGCGCCAGGGCGTCATGTTTATCCATTCACCTTTCAGTTGCCTCTACA ACACTTCCCACCATCCTTTAAAGGTTCAGTTGGAAAGATTGCGTATTCTTTAGAGGCAAAACTAGAAAGAGCAATGCGTGTTTCTAGCAAAGACAAAGCAGAGTTCCACTATGTACCCAAACCTGATCTGCCTGGCCCTGAATTATTG GCACCTCAGTACGGAACCAAAGATAAGCAAATGAAACTTTTCACCTCTGGGAGTGTCTCCatgaacataaacacagaaaaaatagGATACTACCTTG GAGAGGGCTTGAAAGTCTTGGCTGAAGTTCAGAACAATTCGTCCCGGTTAATCAAGCCAAAATACTGCTTGtatgaaaaacacagtttttttgcaAGAGGCAAGAGAAGGCTTCACCTACATAACCTTCTAAAAGAGGAAGGAGAACCCATTGAGccaaattcaaagaaaactgtcaCCAAAGTGCTGTCCATTCCACCCAGCCTTCCCACCTCTATCCTAAACTGCAGGATCCTCAAGGTTGAGTACAGACTCAAG GTCTACCTGGATGTGCCGTATGCCTCAGATCCAGAGATCAAATTTCCAGTTGTGATTCTTCCTCCTCAGCTTGTGTCAGGGGCTACAAACAGTGACTTTGGAGTCTGGAATGAACCAATAGAAAGCAATATGTACCCCAACCCACCTCTTATGGCTCCACTTGCCCCACCACTTCATGTTGTATCACCCGGTCAGTTTGGAGCTCCTGGTTATCCCGGTCCTCCTCATATTCCTTTAGGAGCATCTGGTTACCCTGGTCCTCCTCTTGATCAGGTTGGTGCACCAGGCTTCCCTGGACCTCCTGGTCAGTTTGGTCCAAAGTCTCATCTGCCTGACCCATCAGCTCCACCTCCATATCAGGACTATCAATTATATCCAAAGTTGCCGGATCACCCCCAAAAATCTTga